The Nostoc sp. PCC 7524 nucleotide sequence TCTTTCATGAGCTTTTTCTAACGTGAAAGCTATGTTAGTTAAGCATTATACTCTTTTTGGGCTTAATTTTTGTTTAAGTCCCGCTAACGGTACTTCTAGCGAGGGAACTCCAAGGTGATAATATTCTTGTTAATGCTTATTCTCCTGGTTGGATGAAAACCGACATGGGAGGCGAAAATGCACCGTTTACGGCAGAAGAAGGAGCCGAAACAGCTGTTTATTTAGCAACGCTACCAGATGGAGGAGCGCAAGGACAATTTTTTGCAGAAATGCGGCAGTTTGGCGGGCCGATTCAATTACAGTGGTAGGTTTTTATGGGAAATTCAGCGATGTTACCCCCTATTTATGCAGATACACCAATAGAATTGGCTCCTGCCAAAATCATTACCTCGTTTCCAGTTAATACTTTTTTAGAAAATTTGGCGATCGCACCAGATGGCACAATATTTGTGACTAATCATGAGGTTGGCCAAATTGTTCGCATAACCCCAGATGGCAATCAGCAAATTCATACCAACATTGCAGGTAAAGTCAGTGGTTTGGCTTTCACCAGCGACGGTGGTTTAGTAGTGACTGGATGGAATGCTGATTCCATACCTGTAGTTTCTCTTGTTGCCGCAGATGGCACGGTAGAAACTTTGCTAACATTGCCAGATGCGATATTTCTCAATGGTATTACCCCTCTTTCTGACACTCAGTATTTAACGGCAGATTCTTACCGGGGTGCAATTTGGTTAATTGATATTGCCCAACGCCTTAGCACCATCTGGCTCGCACACTCTTTACTGGCTCGTA carries:
- a CDS encoding SMP-30/gluconolactonase/LRE family protein, coding for MGNSAMLPPIYADTPIELAPAKIITSFPVNTFLENLAIAPDGTIFVTNHEVGQIVRITPDGNQQIHTNIAGKVSGLAFTSDGGLVVTGWNADSIPVVSLVAADGTVETLLTLPDAIFLNGITPLSDTQYLTADSYRGAIWLIDIAQRLSTIWLAHSLLARSSSENVIPAANGLKRFGNFLYVSNTEKMLLLRIPLGTANEPGEPEIFVEQTNIDDFAFDVEGNLYGATHIYNSVVKITQYGSTTIIAQAEQGVIGSTAVAFGQTESDRTAIYVVMNGGMFLPPPTGVVPANVVRIEVGKAGYPLV